From a region of the Dermatophagoides farinae isolate YC_2012a chromosome 3, ASM2471394v1, whole genome shotgun sequence genome:
- the Schip1 gene encoding schwannomin interacting protein 1 yields MSTTKESKLHNSQIVDADNAERNIQKLHINEHDDQQQQQQQQQSDNHRSSSSSSSAIQQIGSSSSSSSNGGNSSNKEEIRRRLAFDEIDDDDDPIAQYKLNRKSQKASTLSARIQNLDSLQICFLNENNENYTFGDLNHMGNETNNNDIIMQNRIYYLFKKLQKVNFDLDKVDLFGDIEKPSDQTKFSEYHSKLYTEAKLTLSQIKEICKLRLKIEKENEKEISSIYDLIHNFPPDFQKGVSKLTIPILRRLRMSELQLIVNDHFSRIEKLNTSLVKLLITRDELYMEQDSLLVDIEDLTKFLLSK; encoded by the exons ATGTCTACGAccaaagaatcaaaattacATAATAGTCAAATTGTTGATGCTGATAATGCTGAAAGAAATATACAGAAATTACATATCaatgaacatgatgatcaacaacaacagcaacagcaacaacaatcagataatcatcgatcatcatcatcatcaagttcaGCCATCCAACAGatcggatcatcatcatcatcatcatcgaacgGTGGAAATAGTAGTAACAAAGAAGAGATACGAAGACGTTTAGCATTCGATGAaatcgacgatgatgatgatccaattgctcaatataaattgaatcgaaaatcaCAAAAAGCATCTACATTATCGGCACGTATACAAAATTTAGATAGTCTACAGATTTGTTttctaaatgaaaataatgaaaattatacATTTGGTGACCTGAATCATATGGGAAATgaaaccaataataatgatattataATGCAAAATCGTATTTATTATCTATTTAAAAAACTACAAAAAGTAAACTTTGATCTAGATAAAGTGGATCTATTTGGCGATATTGAAAAACCGAGTGATCAAACCAAATTCTCTGaatatcattcaaaattgtaCACTGAAGCAAAATTGACACTTTCACAG ATAAAAGAGATTTGTAAATTAcgattaaaaattgaaaaagaaaatgaaaaagaaatatcaTCAATCTATGATTTGATACATAATTTTCCACCAGATTTTCAAAAAGGTGTATCCAAATTAACCATACCAATTCTGCGTCGATTACGTATGTCTGAACTTCAATTGATTgttaatgatcattttagTCGCATTGAAA AACTAAACACAAGTCTGGTAAAACTTTTAATCACAAGAGATGAATTATATATGGAACAAGATTCATTACTAGTTGATATTGAAGATCTCACGAAATTTTT ACTTTcgaaatga
- the LOC124498388 gene encoding uncharacterized protein LOC124498388, with amino-acid sequence MYKIVLIVVVGTTTVLPAVFGYNYGQSLSHAYSKGGGGGGGGGYDDHYAPQPYKFGYDIKGDYGGGLYQNEMGDEYGNKKGSYGYTDSYGIYRQVDYIADKHGFRATIKTNEPGTANENPASVYIHSNAPAVDYTSAEGGGYNSAANGYGKKLSSSGSRYGVGGMTAATSYIKSSSPSYSDGSNQIGLYKSASYAIPQYSSAAKTFHPMINRNKASQAAVAASSSSSIYQMPAYYMEPKTVYKNIPYKASASNPVPKTLHLNDKQISQLYGVQMIANLQKDFQRIKNRQKY; translated from the exons ATGTACAAG ATTGttcttattgttgttgtcggtaCGACCACTGTGTTACCGGCCGTTTTTGGTTACAATTATGGACAAAGTCTAAGTCATGCATATTCAaaaggtggtggtggtggcggtggtggtggatatgatgatcat tATGCACCACAACCATATAAATTTGGATATGATATTAAAGGTG ACTACGGCGGTGGTTTATACCAGAATGAGATGGGTGATGAATATGGCAACAAAAAAG GAAGCTATGGTTACACAGATAGTTATGGTATCTATCGTCAAGTGGATTATATAGCGGACAAACATGGTTTTCGTGCAACGATTAAAACGAATGAACCAGGAACGGCCAATGAAA atCCAGCATCAGTTTATATTCATTCGAATGCTCCAGCC GTTGATTATACTTCTGCCGAAGGTGGTGGCTATAATTCAGCCGCCAATGGATACGGaaagaaattatcatcatctggtaGTCGTTATGGTGTTGGTGGTATGACTGCTGCAACTAGTtatatcaaatcatcatcaccatcttaTTCTGATGGATCA AATCAAATTGGTCTATACAAATCGGCATCATACGCGATTCCG CAATATTCATCAGCAGCCAAAACATTTCATCCAATGATCAATAGAAATAAAGCTTCGCAAGCCGCTGTCgccgcatcatcatcatcatcaatatatcagATGCCTGCATATTATATGGAACCAAAAACTGTATACAAAAATATTCCATATAAAGCTTCGGCATCAAATCCAGTACCGAAAACATTACAtttaaatgataaacaaatatCACAATTATATGGTGTTCAAATGATTGCCAATCTacaaaaagattttcaacGGATTaaaaatcgacaaaaatattga